Proteins from a single region of Pyxidicoccus trucidator:
- a CDS encoding DNA topoisomerase 3: protein MRWEEMGESPRDDRLGSTDGRAGGRGSVLAVLAEKPSVARDLARVLGANERGDGFLKGNGYVVTWAIGHLVGLAQPHEIRPDWKKWSRALLPMLPAEWPLVVSKETHTQFGVVKRILNLPEVSTVVCATDAGREGELIFRYIYEAAGCRKPVRRLWVSSLTERAIRDGFQKLADGREYEPLAAAAMGRSRADWLVGMNLSRLYTLAHGGHGEMLSVGRVQTPTLAMVVERELAIRDFVPRDYLEVVATFVPRSKAVPVGARYQGTWFRSGPDGRPVVPPGEAPREARRLDANGVEAQAIIDRVRRGSAAIESLEAEEKKMPPPLLYDLTELQRHANRLYGFSAQRTLEVAQALYEKHKLLSYPRTASRHLSRTVADTLPEVVNAIRAPFEEDLAPGTGARPLGKRYVDDAKVTDHHAIIPTPTSPEGARLSPDEQRIYDLVCRRVLQAWHEDHVWRVTTVITAVTSGDAAARVVDRFQSTGTQVERVGWKVLDIGGGQKAPRPKAEGKKGEDEEREPDDEPQSLPSGLERGQPQTVEDAEAVKKRTRPPPRFTDATLLTAMETAGRALDEKELADAMRETGLGTPATRAAIIEVLLDREYLRRKGKVMEATEKGIHLIQVVHPDVKTPAMTGQWEAWLQRIERGEGRLDEFLRGIEKYVIEVVGHGPTSPAAAPAYGAQPAFQAAASFNSSASGGPGAMGGQGGPRRVASSAFSDAAVVMSPGPAAPSRSPAPESTSWNAGPVGRPSSRGTGRSGATAAQPGQRPARVPRAPTPPDQLRPLLKASFGFSDFRPYQEAVCRAATAGEDLLLVMPTGAGKSLCYQLPGLARAGTTLVVSPLIALMEDQVARLQSLGFAADRIHSGRDRATSRQVCADYLEGGLDFLFIAPERLGVPGFVEFLARRTPALIAIDEAHCISQWGHDFRPDYRLLGARLPLLRPAPVVALTATATPDVQRDIVQQLGLHGAGGKARTFIHGFRRTNIAIEVRELNPGARGDAILSLLQDEENRPAIVYAATRKHAEQLADMLAGEFPSAAYHAGLQPAERDRVQAEFLRGSLEVIVATTAFGMGIDKADVRTVIHAALPSSLEGYYQELGRAGRDGKPSRAVLLHSYIDRRTHEFFHRRDYPEPHVLERLFQATGTQLEPKVVLQGRVRGDPEVFDKALEQLWIHGGVVMTPEETVARGRPGWAVAYGAQRERKLLHLEQMGRYAEAHGCRMKQLVAHFGDVQDSGEACGLCDVCSPESCATLRFVEPTSAERHWLERILESLHERDGQAMGRLHRELFGEALPRRDFERLAGGLVRAGLARLDVDSFDKDGQVINFQRLSLTDEGRRTRAVDPRQVFLPLALEKATKKKRQKGKAAATAAKRPSRKRASRPKGDADAGRYSRGAELEAREEARPQHWRANAPAAAGGRSSWNASRDEHASRSGRADIDHDDAPAPTSRGRRAVSGDAEGAEAPPALVESLKAWRLAEARKRKVPAFRILTDRVLGAIAVARPENGRELMAIHGVGPALTERYGTEILSLVSRRR from the coding sequence ATGAGGTGGGAAGAGATGGGCGAGTCGCCCCGTGACGACAGGCTCGGGAGCACGGACGGCCGCGCCGGCGGGCGGGGGTCCGTCCTGGCGGTGCTGGCGGAGAAGCCCTCCGTGGCGAGAGACCTCGCCCGGGTGCTGGGGGCCAACGAGCGCGGGGACGGCTTCCTCAAGGGCAACGGCTATGTGGTGACGTGGGCCATCGGCCACCTGGTGGGGCTGGCCCAGCCGCACGAGATTCGCCCGGACTGGAAGAAGTGGAGCCGCGCGCTGCTGCCCATGCTGCCGGCGGAGTGGCCGCTCGTCGTCTCGAAGGAGACGCACACCCAGTTCGGGGTGGTGAAGCGCATCCTCAACCTGCCCGAGGTCTCCACCGTGGTGTGCGCCACGGACGCGGGCCGCGAGGGCGAGCTCATCTTCCGCTACATCTACGAGGCCGCCGGGTGCCGCAAGCCGGTGCGCCGGCTGTGGGTGTCCTCGCTGACGGAGCGCGCCATCCGCGACGGCTTCCAGAAGCTGGCGGACGGGCGCGAGTACGAGCCGCTGGCCGCCGCCGCCATGGGGCGCAGCCGGGCGGACTGGCTGGTGGGGATGAACCTGTCGCGCCTGTACACGCTGGCGCACGGGGGCCACGGGGAGATGCTGAGCGTGGGCCGGGTGCAGACGCCCACGCTGGCCATGGTGGTGGAGCGCGAATTGGCCATCCGCGACTTCGTCCCCCGGGACTACCTGGAGGTGGTCGCCACCTTCGTGCCCCGCTCCAAGGCCGTGCCCGTGGGGGCCCGGTACCAGGGCACCTGGTTCCGCTCGGGGCCGGACGGCAGGCCCGTGGTGCCACCCGGCGAGGCCCCGCGCGAGGCCCGGCGCCTGGACGCGAACGGGGTGGAGGCCCAGGCCATCATCGACCGCGTGCGCCGGGGGAGCGCGGCCATTGAATCCCTGGAGGCGGAGGAGAAGAAGATGCCGCCTCCGCTCCTCTACGACTTGACGGAGCTGCAGCGGCACGCCAACCGGCTCTACGGCTTCAGCGCGCAGCGCACGCTGGAGGTGGCGCAGGCGCTCTACGAGAAGCACAAGCTGTTGAGCTACCCGCGCACCGCCAGCCGGCACCTGTCGCGCACGGTGGCGGACACGCTGCCGGAGGTGGTGAACGCCATCCGCGCGCCCTTCGAGGAGGACCTCGCGCCGGGCACGGGCGCGCGGCCGCTCGGCAAGCGCTACGTGGACGACGCGAAGGTGACGGACCACCACGCCATCATCCCCACACCCACGTCGCCGGAGGGCGCGCGCCTGTCTCCGGACGAGCAGCGCATCTACGACCTGGTGTGCCGGCGGGTGCTCCAGGCGTGGCACGAGGACCACGTCTGGCGCGTCACCACGGTGATTACGGCGGTGACGTCCGGGGACGCGGCGGCGCGGGTGGTGGACCGCTTCCAGAGCACCGGCACGCAGGTGGAGCGGGTGGGCTGGAAGGTGCTGGACATCGGTGGCGGGCAGAAGGCACCGCGCCCGAAGGCGGAGGGCAAGAAGGGCGAGGACGAGGAGCGCGAGCCGGACGACGAGCCGCAGTCGCTGCCCTCCGGGCTGGAGCGCGGGCAGCCGCAGACGGTGGAGGACGCGGAGGCGGTGAAGAAGCGCACGCGCCCGCCGCCGCGCTTCACGGACGCGACGCTGCTGACCGCCATGGAGACGGCGGGCAGGGCGCTCGATGAGAAAGAGCTGGCGGACGCGATGCGCGAGACGGGCCTGGGCACGCCGGCCACTCGCGCGGCCATCATCGAGGTGCTGCTGGACCGCGAGTACCTGCGCCGCAAGGGCAAGGTGATGGAGGCCACGGAGAAGGGCATCCACCTCATCCAGGTGGTGCACCCGGACGTGAAGACGCCGGCCATGACGGGGCAGTGGGAGGCGTGGCTCCAGCGGATTGAGCGCGGCGAGGGCCGGCTGGACGAGTTCCTCCGGGGCATCGAGAAGTACGTCATTGAAGTGGTGGGCCATGGGCCCACGAGTCCGGCCGCCGCGCCCGCATATGGGGCGCAACCGGCGTTCCAGGCTGCTGCTTCCTTCAACTCCTCCGCCTCCGGTGGACCGGGCGCCATGGGAGGGCAGGGGGGGCCCCGTCGCGTCGCCTCCAGCGCGTTCTCCGACGCCGCGGTGGTGATGTCGCCGGGCCCCGCCGCGCCCTCGCGGAGCCCTGCTCCCGAGTCCACCTCGTGGAACGCGGGCCCGGTGGGGAGGCCGTCCTCGCGGGGCACGGGACGCAGCGGTGCCACCGCCGCGCAGCCGGGCCAGCGGCCGGCGCGGGTGCCTCGCGCGCCCACGCCGCCGGACCAGCTCCGCCCGCTGCTCAAGGCGTCCTTCGGCTTCTCCGACTTCCGGCCGTACCAGGAGGCTGTCTGCCGCGCGGCCACGGCGGGCGAGGATTTGCTGCTCGTCATGCCCACGGGCGCGGGCAAGTCGCTCTGCTACCAGCTCCCGGGCCTGGCGCGCGCGGGCACCACGCTGGTGGTCAGCCCGCTCATCGCGCTCATGGAGGACCAGGTGGCGCGGCTCCAGTCGCTGGGCTTCGCGGCGGACCGCATCCACTCCGGGCGCGACAGGGCCACCTCGCGGCAGGTGTGCGCGGACTACCTGGAAGGCGGGCTCGACTTCCTCTTCATCGCCCCCGAGCGGCTCGGCGTGCCCGGCTTCGTGGAGTTCCTCGCGCGCCGCACCCCCGCGCTCATCGCCATCGACGAGGCGCACTGCATCTCCCAGTGGGGCCATGACTTCCGTCCGGACTACCGGCTGCTCGGCGCGCGGCTGCCGCTGCTCCGTCCCGCGCCCGTGGTGGCCCTCACCGCCACCGCCACGCCGGACGTGCAGCGCGACATCGTCCAGCAGCTCGGGCTGCACGGGGCCGGCGGCAAGGCGCGCACCTTCATCCACGGGTTCCGCCGCACCAACATCGCCATTGAAGTGCGCGAGCTGAATCCCGGCGCCCGTGGCGACGCCATCCTCAGCCTCCTCCAGGACGAGGAGAACCGTCCCGCCATCGTCTACGCGGCCACGCGCAAGCACGCCGAGCAGCTCGCGGACATGCTCGCGGGCGAGTTCCCCTCCGCCGCGTACCACGCGGGCCTCCAGCCGGCGGAGCGCGACAGGGTGCAGGCCGAGTTCCTCCGGGGCTCGCTGGAGGTCATCGTGGCCACCACCGCGTTCGGCATGGGCATCGACAAGGCGGACGTGCGCACTGTCATCCACGCCGCGCTGCCGTCCAGCCTGGAGGGCTACTACCAGGAGCTGGGCCGCGCGGGCCGCGACGGCAAGCCCTCGCGCGCGGTGCTGCTGCACTCGTACATCGACCGGCGCACGCACGAGTTCTTCCACCGCCGCGACTACCCGGAGCCCCACGTCCTGGAGCGGCTGTTCCAGGCCACGGGCACGCAGCTGGAGCCGAAGGTGGTGCTCCAGGGGCGCGTGCGCGGGGACCCGGAGGTGTTCGACAAGGCGCTGGAGCAGCTCTGGATTCACGGCGGCGTGGTGATGACGCCGGAGGAGACGGTGGCGCGCGGGCGGCCGGGCTGGGCGGTCGCGTACGGCGCGCAGCGCGAGCGCAAGCTGCTGCACCTGGAGCAGATGGGACGCTACGCGGAGGCCCACGGCTGCCGCATGAAGCAGCTGGTGGCTCACTTCGGAGACGTGCAGGACTCCGGCGAGGCGTGCGGCCTGTGCGATGTCTGCTCCCCCGAGTCCTGCGCCACGCTGCGCTTCGTCGAGCCCACCTCCGCGGAGCGGCACTGGCTGGAGCGCATCCTCGAGTCGCTGCACGAGCGGGACGGGCAGGCCATGGGCCGGCTCCACCGCGAGCTGTTCGGCGAGGCGCTCCCGCGCCGCGACTTCGAGCGGCTGGCGGGCGGGCTCGTCCGCGCGGGGCTGGCGCGGCTGGACGTGGACTCGTTCGACAAGGACGGCCAGGTCATCAACTTCCAGCGCCTGTCCCTGACGGACGAGGGCCGGCGCACGCGCGCGGTGGACCCCCGCCAGGTGTTCCTCCCGCTGGCGCTGGAGAAGGCGACGAAGAAGAAGCGGCAGAAGGGCAAGGCGGCGGCCACCGCGGCGAAGCGTCCCTCGCGCAAGCGCGCCTCCCGCCCGAAGGGGGACGCGGACGCGGGCCGGTACAGCCGGGGCGCGGAGTTGGAGGCGAGGGAAGAGGCCCGGCCCCAGCACTGGCGCGCGAATGCCCCGGCGGCGGCGGGCGGCCGCTCCTCCTGGAATGCGTCCCGCGACGAGCATGCGTCCCGGAGCGGGCGCGCGGACATCGACCATGACGACGCGCCCGCCCCCACCTCGCGCGGCCGGCGCGCGGTGTCAGGTGACGCGGAGGGGGCGGAGGCGCCCCCGGCGCTGGTGGAGTCCCTCAAGGCGTGGCGGCTCGCGGAGGCGCGCAAGCGCAAGGTGCCCGCCTTCCGCATCCTCACGGACCGCGTGCTGGGCGCCATCGCCGTGGCCCGGCCGGAGAACGGCAGGGAGCTCATGGCCATCCACGGCGTGGGCCCCGCGCTCACCGAGCGCTACGGCACGGAGATTCTCTCCCTCGTCTCGCGGCGACGCTGA
- a CDS encoding SDR family oxidoreductase: protein MKLSRRGVIQGAAAVGSLWAMGCATTGKTAEGGTDASAQGQGAKASAPKSILILGGTKFLGPALVEFARSRGHTVTLFNRGKTNPGLFPDVEKLEGDRDPNKGEGLKALQGRKWDAVVDTSGYVPRIVKASAELLAPNVGHYVFVSSISVYKDLSQYGIDESSPVATVEDETTEKVAENYGALKALCEKAAETAMPGRVLNVRPGLIVGPDDPTDRFSYWPVRVSRGGEVLSPGDGQDPVQFIDARDLAAWIILNVERNTAGVFNATGPTQPLLMKELLDTCKTATGSDASFTWVDAAFLEKQKVAPWQDMPVWIPRSSEEKGLGRVSIAKALATGLTFRPTADTVRDTVAWFKTQPPERQAKLGAGVTAEREKEVLAAWHQEKGTAKAG from the coding sequence ATGAAGCTGTCCCGCAGAGGAGTGATTCAGGGAGCGGCCGCGGTGGGCTCGCTCTGGGCGATGGGCTGTGCCACGACGGGCAAGACGGCGGAGGGCGGCACCGACGCCTCCGCCCAGGGGCAGGGCGCGAAGGCGAGCGCGCCGAAGAGCATCCTCATCCTGGGCGGCACGAAGTTCCTGGGCCCGGCGCTGGTGGAGTTCGCGCGCTCGCGCGGCCACACCGTGACGCTCTTCAACCGCGGCAAGACGAACCCGGGCCTCTTCCCGGACGTGGAGAAGCTGGAGGGCGACCGGGACCCGAACAAGGGCGAGGGCCTGAAGGCGCTGCAGGGCCGCAAGTGGGACGCGGTGGTGGACACCTCCGGCTATGTGCCTCGCATCGTGAAGGCCTCGGCGGAGCTGCTGGCCCCGAACGTGGGGCACTACGTCTTCGTCTCCTCCATCTCCGTCTACAAGGACCTGTCGCAGTACGGCATCGACGAGAGCTCGCCGGTGGCCACGGTGGAGGACGAGACGACGGAGAAGGTGGCGGAGAACTACGGCGCGCTGAAGGCGCTGTGCGAGAAGGCGGCGGAGACGGCCATGCCCGGCCGCGTCCTCAACGTGCGCCCGGGCCTCATCGTCGGCCCGGATGACCCGACGGACCGCTTCAGCTACTGGCCGGTGCGCGTGTCGCGCGGGGGCGAGGTGCTGTCCCCGGGAGACGGGCAGGACCCCGTGCAGTTCATCGACGCGCGAGACCTGGCCGCGTGGATCATCCTCAACGTCGAGCGCAACACCGCGGGCGTCTTCAACGCCACGGGGCCCACGCAGCCGCTGCTGATGAAGGAGCTGCTGGACACGTGCAAGACGGCCACGGGCAGCGACGCGAGCTTCACGTGGGTGGACGCGGCCTTCCTGGAGAAGCAGAAGGTGGCGCCGTGGCAGGACATGCCCGTGTGGATTCCGCGCTCGAGCGAGGAGAAGGGCCTGGGGCGGGTGAGCATCGCCAAGGCGCTGGCCACGGGGCTCACGTTCCGGCCGACGGCGGACACCGTTCGCGACACCGTGGCCTGGTTCAAGACGCAGCCCCCCGAGCGTCAGGCGAAGCTGGGCGCGGGAGTCACGGCCGAGCGGGAGAAGGAAGTGCTCGCCGCGTGGCACCAGGAGAAGGGCACCGCCAAGGCGGGGTGA
- a CDS encoding NTP/NDP exchange transporter: protein MFKRFVDVRDEEVKAVLWSFFYFFTLMCGYAILRPIRTELGTAGSVKDLPELYTATFLVMLAVVPAFSAMVARWPRRIVIPRVYRFFLLCLVALFTLLKLGVAPVMVSRVFFVWLSVYNLFVVSIFWSFMSDVFASGQGKRLFGFIAAGGTTGMLVGPFLVGRLAEPLGPVNLILISIVLLEVSTQCVRRLGGWAHDVQHQPPAAEGPVGGGVLAGLRLIATSPFLLALGLQVFLYAATSTFINFQEVRLVAEVGKDAASRTALYGNIDFYVQLATLGLQTLVTGRFISRLGLGAAMAVAPVVTALGFLGLAALPLLGVLIAFKAVRGASHYALERPSREILFTTVDREARYKSKSFIDTVVYRGSDTLSGWLQEGLKSLGMGMTGLSLVAVPLAGLWLAVSLYLASHQRRRTPGAPETQAPAVPENVPVR from the coding sequence ATGTTCAAGCGATTCGTGGATGTCCGGGACGAGGAGGTGAAGGCGGTCCTCTGGTCCTTCTTCTACTTCTTCACGCTCATGTGCGGTTACGCCATCCTCCGGCCCATCCGCACGGAGCTGGGCACGGCTGGCAGCGTGAAGGACCTGCCCGAGCTCTACACCGCGACGTTCCTGGTGATGCTGGCCGTGGTGCCGGCCTTCTCCGCCATGGTGGCGCGCTGGCCTCGGCGCATCGTCATCCCGCGCGTCTACCGCTTCTTCCTGCTGTGCCTGGTGGCGCTGTTCACGCTGCTGAAGCTCGGCGTGGCGCCGGTGATGGTGTCGCGCGTCTTCTTCGTGTGGCTGAGCGTCTACAACCTCTTCGTCGTCTCCATCTTCTGGAGCTTCATGTCGGACGTCTTCGCCAGCGGCCAGGGCAAGCGTCTGTTCGGCTTCATCGCGGCGGGAGGCACCACGGGCATGCTCGTGGGGCCCTTCCTGGTGGGCCGCCTGGCGGAGCCCCTGGGCCCGGTGAACCTCATCCTCATCTCCATCGTCCTGCTGGAGGTGAGCACGCAGTGCGTGCGCAGGCTGGGCGGCTGGGCCCATGACGTCCAGCACCAGCCGCCCGCCGCGGAAGGGCCCGTGGGCGGAGGGGTGCTCGCCGGGCTGCGGCTCATCGCGACGTCGCCCTTCCTGCTGGCGCTCGGGCTTCAGGTCTTCCTCTACGCGGCCACCTCCACGTTCATCAACTTCCAGGAGGTCCGTCTCGTCGCCGAGGTGGGCAAGGACGCCGCCTCGCGCACCGCCCTCTACGGGAACATCGACTTCTACGTGCAGCTCGCGACGCTGGGGCTGCAGACGCTCGTCACGGGGCGCTTCATCTCCAGGCTGGGGCTGGGGGCGGCGATGGCGGTGGCGCCCGTCGTCACGGCGCTGGGCTTCCTGGGGCTGGCCGCGCTGCCGCTGCTGGGGGTGCTCATCGCCTTCAAGGCGGTGCGAGGTGCCAGCCACTACGCGCTGGAGCGGCCGTCGCGCGAAATCCTCTTCACCACGGTGGACCGCGAGGCCCGCTACAAGTCCAAGAGCTTCATCGACACGGTGGTGTATCGCGGCAGCGACACGCTGAGCGGGTGGCTCCAGGAGGGGCTCAAGAGCCTCGGCATGGGGATGACGGGCCTGTCGCTGGTGGCGGTGCCGCTGGCCGGGCTGTGGCTCGCGGTGTCGCTGTACCTCGCCAGCCACCAGCGGCGGCGCACGCCGGGCGCTCCGGAAACGCAGGCGCCCGCCGTCCCGGAGAATGTCCCGGTCCGCTGA
- a CDS encoding pyridoxal phosphate-dependent aminotransferase, which translates to MAIDLTSLPRPSRDDATVGTMARGLVGSEILKIAAQIRELVAKGQKVCNLTVGDFAPKEFPIPDGLRQNIATALQAGETNYPPSDGVLDLRQAVQRFYERALGLKYPLEGIVIAGGARPIIYGTYRAVLDEGETVVYPVPSWNNNHYAYIMGAKSVVVTTDPAHGFMPTVEQLAPHLGSARLLCLCSPLNPTGTMISPDVLATICERVVAENRDREKRGQKPLILMYDQIYWVLSFGAVKHVTPVEMVPEVAPYTVFVDGISKAFAATGVRVGWGVGPPSIIARMRDVLGHVGAWAPKAEQVAVARYLDDTQATESFLTVMRQRVDERLEALHRGFTRMREAGLPVQHIAPQGAIYLSVRFDLVGKGGLKTNDDIRKLLLEKASFAVVPFQAFGLAEDTGWFRLSVGATSVKEIEEALPRVEAALREALAAGK; encoded by the coding sequence ATGGCAATCGACCTCACCTCCCTTCCCCGCCCCTCACGGGACGACGCCACCGTGGGCACCATGGCGAGGGGCCTCGTCGGCAGCGAAATCCTCAAAATCGCCGCGCAAATCCGGGAGCTCGTCGCCAAGGGCCAGAAGGTGTGCAACCTCACGGTGGGCGACTTCGCCCCGAAGGAGTTCCCCATCCCCGACGGGCTGCGGCAGAACATTGCCACCGCGCTCCAGGCCGGGGAGACGAACTACCCACCGTCCGACGGTGTGCTCGACTTGCGCCAGGCGGTGCAGCGCTTCTACGAGCGCGCGCTCGGGCTGAAGTACCCGCTGGAGGGCATCGTCATCGCAGGCGGCGCCCGGCCCATCATCTACGGCACCTACCGCGCCGTGCTGGATGAAGGGGAGACGGTCGTCTACCCGGTGCCCTCGTGGAACAACAACCACTACGCGTACATCATGGGCGCGAAGAGCGTGGTGGTGACGACGGACCCGGCGCACGGGTTCATGCCCACCGTGGAGCAACTTGCCCCGCACCTGGGCAGCGCGCGGCTGCTATGTCTATGCAGCCCGCTCAACCCCACCGGCACCATGATTTCGCCGGACGTGCTGGCCACCATCTGCGAGCGCGTCGTCGCCGAGAATCGCGACCGTGAGAAGCGCGGCCAGAAGCCGCTCATCCTCATGTACGACCAGATTTACTGGGTGCTGAGCTTCGGCGCGGTGAAGCACGTGACGCCGGTGGAAATGGTGCCCGAGGTGGCCCCGTACACCGTCTTCGTGGACGGCATCTCCAAGGCCTTCGCCGCCACGGGCGTGCGCGTGGGCTGGGGCGTGGGCCCGCCGTCCATCATCGCCCGCATGCGCGACGTGCTGGGCCACGTGGGCGCGTGGGCGCCCAAGGCCGAGCAGGTGGCGGTGGCCCGCTACCTCGACGACACGCAGGCCACCGAGTCCTTCCTCACGGTGATGCGCCAGCGCGTGGACGAGCGGCTGGAGGCGCTGCACCGCGGCTTCACGCGGATGCGCGAGGCAGGGCTGCCGGTGCAGCACATCGCTCCGCAGGGCGCCATCTACCTCTCCGTGCGCTTCGACCTGGTGGGCAAGGGCGGGCTCAAGACGAATGACGACATCCGCAAGCTCCTGCTGGAGAAGGCGAGCTTCGCGGTGGTGCCCTTCCAGGCCTTCGGCCTCGCCGAGGACACCGGCTGGTTCCGCCTGTCCGTGGGCGCCACCTCGGTGAAGGAAATCGAGGAGGCCCTGCCCCGCGTGGAGGCCGCCCTCCGCGAGGCGCTCGCCGCCGGCAAGTAG
- a CDS encoding DUF1028 domain-containing protein, with translation MKLLKRGLLVLSSLLLASSTASAADRPINTRLFGTRAILACDPVEKSCGMGVITFPSGVTGLVPYGRPGLAVASMSVPSVDDAHAVMARIDSGEAPQAAIDAVLAADPWAAYRQLAAVKLNDDGSVTLGQRTGAQNSLETCDVRGTTYVVQANNQTTADMCRAMAQGFEQARGSLPQRLLASLKAGARVGQDNNGDRSGVIRVWNGTDDSALYTQVLAEGTAYASTKALRDMEVTLNRYQATIAVPNPADLVPMNLVNTLVVKLALRKLGYYKGPMDASWSPSAEKALADFNWNNIFFDKPTVVVNGVRKIDGVLVNFLRDADLGALVRATPPAQ, from the coding sequence ATGAAGCTCCTGAAGCGCGGCCTGCTGGTCCTGTCGTCCCTGCTGCTGGCCTCGTCCACGGCGTCCGCGGCGGACCGCCCCATCAACACGCGCCTGTTCGGCACGCGTGCCATCCTCGCGTGCGACCCGGTGGAGAAGTCGTGCGGCATGGGCGTCATCACCTTCCCCAGCGGCGTCACCGGGCTCGTGCCCTACGGGCGCCCGGGTCTGGCGGTGGCCTCCATGTCGGTGCCGTCGGTGGATGATGCGCACGCGGTCATGGCTCGCATCGACTCGGGCGAGGCGCCGCAGGCCGCCATCGATGCCGTGCTGGCCGCGGACCCGTGGGCCGCCTACCGCCAGCTCGCCGCCGTGAAGCTGAATGACGACGGCAGCGTGACGCTGGGCCAGCGCACCGGCGCGCAGAACAGCCTGGAGACCTGCGACGTGCGGGGCACCACCTACGTGGTGCAGGCCAACAACCAGACCACCGCCGACATGTGCCGCGCCATGGCCCAGGGCTTCGAGCAGGCCCGGGGCAGCCTGCCGCAGCGGCTGCTCGCGTCGCTCAAGGCCGGCGCGCGCGTGGGCCAGGACAACAATGGGGACCGCTCCGGCGTCATCCGCGTGTGGAACGGCACCGACGACTCCGCCCTCTACACGCAGGTGCTCGCCGAGGGCACCGCGTATGCCAGCACGAAGGCGCTGCGGGACATGGAGGTGACGCTGAACCGCTACCAGGCCACCATCGCCGTGCCGAACCCGGCCGACCTCGTTCCGATGAACCTGGTCAACACCCTGGTGGTGAAGCTCGCGCTGCGCAAGCTCGGCTACTACAAGGGGCCCATGGACGCCTCGTGGTCCCCGAGCGCCGAGAAGGCCCTGGCCGACTTCAACTGGAACAACATCTTCTTCGACAAGCCCACCGTGGTGGTGAACGGCGTCCGGAAGATTGATGGCGTGCTCGTCAACTTCCTGCGTGACGCCGACCTCGGCGCGCTCGTCCGCGCGACGCCGCCGGCGCAGTGA
- a CDS encoding AMIN-like domain-containing (lipo)protein produces the protein MKQSGRRLTSLLLVGCIGVTGCSKKEEGPTHPAAELPAAEDAPAQPSGPPPGTLPREGEAAARPPVHVVIPGDGGAARQPEALPGETQQEAAETAPTAGNDTAAAAPAPTPAPAPANAADLPAEDPKNREWTASKVELKRRPGASVTLRSVRAGQHADFDRVVFEFEGQQLPGYALEYVDKPIIQCGSGDPTPVAGQGWLQVRFTPARGHNDQGQATVAEREIKPRLPIILELERICDFEGEVTWVLGNKSPNKYRVMELHGPTRLVVDVQH, from the coding sequence ATGAAGCAGTCTGGACGCAGGCTGACGTCGCTGTTGCTCGTGGGGTGCATCGGAGTCACCGGGTGCTCGAAGAAGGAAGAGGGGCCGACGCATCCCGCCGCGGAGCTGCCCGCCGCCGAGGACGCTCCCGCGCAGCCCTCGGGTCCGCCCCCGGGCACCCTCCCCCGCGAGGGCGAGGCCGCCGCCAGGCCACCCGTCCATGTCGTGATTCCTGGTGACGGGGGCGCGGCTCGGCAGCCGGAGGCCCTTCCGGGTGAGACGCAGCAGGAGGCCGCCGAGACGGCGCCTACGGCGGGGAACGACACGGCCGCGGCGGCTCCGGCTCCCACGCCTGCTCCGGCTCCGGCGAATGCGGCGGATCTGCCCGCCGAGGACCCGAAGAACCGCGAGTGGACCGCGAGCAAGGTGGAGCTGAAGCGGCGCCCTGGCGCGTCCGTGACGCTGCGCTCGGTGCGCGCGGGCCAGCACGCGGACTTCGACCGCGTGGTGTTCGAGTTCGAGGGCCAGCAGCTCCCCGGCTACGCGCTGGAGTACGTGGACAAGCCCATCATCCAGTGCGGCTCGGGAGACCCGACGCCCGTGGCTGGCCAGGGCTGGCTCCAGGTGCGCTTCACTCCCGCGCGGGGACACAACGACCAGGGCCAGGCCACCGTCGCCGAGCGTGAAATCAAGCCCCGCCTGCCCATCATCCTGGAGCTGGAGCGTATCTGTGACTTCGAGGGCGAGGTGACGTGGGTGCTCGGCAACAAGAGCCCCAACAAGTACCGCGTCATGGAGCTGCACGGGCCCACCCGCCTCGTGGTGGACGTGCAGCACTGA